A genomic segment from Synergistaceae bacterium encodes:
- a CDS encoding IclR family transcriptional regulator produces the protein MDSVQRIVTLIETLMETEDDMGIRDIARRVGIPKSTVQRLLNSLEEEGWVAQDAKTQRYRIALRFLVFAETWRLKLELTRRARGVMDELCAQSHQTILLLVQDGTRGVCLHRTEPERTIKLVAEVGKTFALHAAACGKILLAFSPAALQEKILASTLFSYTPMTLTEPSLLKEEIEKIRRRGYALSFEEMTPGAAEIAVPLQDTRGNLVAALSMAGLRFDIEAHLPDFLLLLQNASRCIL, from the coding sequence ATGGATTCGGTGCAGCGTATTGTCACTCTGATAGAAACCCTGATGGAAACCGAGGACGACATGGGCATAAGAGACATCGCCCGGCGCGTCGGTATTCCCAAAAGCACCGTGCAGCGGCTCCTGAACTCCCTCGAAGAAGAAGGCTGGGTTGCGCAGGACGCAAAGACCCAACGCTACCGCATCGCCCTGCGCTTTCTGGTTTTCGCCGAAACGTGGCGGCTGAAGCTGGAGCTGACCCGGCGGGCCCGGGGCGTTATGGACGAACTCTGCGCGCAAAGCCACCAGACGATTCTCCTTTTGGTTCAGGATGGAACGAGAGGGGTGTGTCTGCACAGAACCGAACCGGAGCGGACGATCAAACTGGTGGCCGAGGTGGGAAAAACCTTCGCCCTCCACGCGGCGGCCTGCGGCAAAATTTTACTGGCCTTCTCCCCCGCCGCGCTTCAGGAAAAAATCCTCGCCTCAACGCTTTTCAGCTATACCCCCATGACCCTGACGGAACCGTCGCTTCTGAAAGAGGAAATAGAGAAAATTCGCCGCAGAGGCTATGCGCTCAGCTTCGAAGAAATGACCCCCGGTGCGGCCGAGATCGCCGTCCCGCTCCAGGATACCCGGGGGAATCTCGTAGCGGCGCTGAGCATGGCCGGTCTGCGTTTCGACATTGAGGCACATCTTCCGGACTTTCTGCTGCTTCTGCAGAATGCTTCGCGTTGCATTTTATAG
- a CDS encoding ABC transporter ATP-binding protein, whose translation MLKTADLSVYFGGLKAVEKVALEVHEGEILSLIGPNGAGKTTFFNLVSGFLKPTSGSVHFMDRDITGLPPHEIAGKGLIRTFQKTNIFADVSVEESIRIGFHLHRQAGLFDILTAGKTSRRENAEVAERSKDILSFTGLYSWKNHLVKNIPYGKQRMLAIALALAANPRLLLLDEPATGLNPVETQELMDIILKIRREKKITIFLIEHNMNLVVAISDRLAVLCYGEKLTEGKPEEVSKDPRVIEAYLGRGYNHAAS comes from the coding sequence ATGCTGAAGACTGCAGATCTTTCCGTTTATTTTGGAGGATTGAAAGCCGTCGAAAAAGTCGCGCTGGAGGTTCACGAGGGCGAAATTCTCTCGCTCATCGGCCCCAACGGCGCGGGAAAAACCACGTTCTTCAACCTCGTGAGCGGTTTTCTGAAACCCACGTCCGGGTCGGTCCACTTCATGGACAGGGACATCACAGGCCTGCCTCCCCATGAAATCGCGGGCAAGGGCCTGATCCGCACCTTTCAAAAGACGAACATTTTCGCGGACGTCTCCGTGGAGGAAAGCATCCGGATCGGGTTTCACCTGCATCGCCAGGCCGGACTCTTCGACATCCTGACGGCGGGAAAAACCTCGCGACGGGAAAACGCGGAGGTGGCGGAGCGCTCGAAAGACATCCTCTCGTTCACCGGCCTTTACTCCTGGAAAAACCACCTCGTCAAAAACATCCCCTACGGGAAACAAAGGATGCTTGCCATCGCTCTGGCTCTCGCCGCGAACCCCAGGCTGCTGCTCCTCGACGAGCCCGCCACGGGGCTGAACCCCGTCGAAACACAGGAACTGATGGACATCATTCTGAAAATTCGCCGCGAGAAAAAAATCACGATCTTTCTGATCGAACATAACATGAACCTGGTCGTGGCCATTTCGGACCGACTGGCGGTGCTGTGCTACGGCGAGAAACTGACCGAAGGAAAGCCGGAAGAGGTTTCAAAAGATCCCCGGGTCATTGAGGCTTATCTTGGGAGAGGATACAATCATGCCGCATCTTAA
- a CDS encoding ABC transporter ATP-binding protein translates to MPHLKVENLSAHYGKVQALGGVSIEAEKGSIVTLIGANGAGKSTFMMCLSGVLHPTKGTIEFEGRRLERAHPEEIVAWGLSQCPEGRRVWPKMTVLENLEMGAVSVRDRHKIQERLDWSFTTFPILAERREQLAGSLSGGEQQMLAIARALMPGPRLLMLDEPSLGLAPIIVEKVVEIIKNIRESGTTVLLVEQNAFMALSLADYAYVLETGQVRLSGPAAQLRENDEVRKSYLGI, encoded by the coding sequence ATGCCGCATCTTAAAGTGGAAAATTTGAGCGCCCACTACGGAAAGGTCCAGGCTCTCGGCGGAGTCTCCATCGAGGCCGAAAAAGGCTCCATCGTGACGCTTATCGGGGCCAACGGAGCGGGCAAGAGCACCTTCATGATGTGCCTTTCAGGCGTCCTCCATCCCACGAAGGGGACGATCGAATTTGAAGGGCGGCGGCTGGAAAGAGCCCACCCCGAGGAAATCGTGGCCTGGGGACTTTCCCAGTGCCCGGAGGGTCGGCGGGTATGGCCCAAAATGACCGTGCTGGAAAACCTGGAAATGGGGGCCGTTTCCGTTCGGGACAGGCATAAAATTCAGGAGCGGCTGGACTGGTCTTTCACGACCTTTCCCATTCTGGCGGAACGTCGGGAACAGCTGGCGGGAAGCCTGAGCGGCGGAGAGCAGCAGATGCTCGCCATCGCCCGGGCCCTGATGCCCGGACCGAGACTCCTGATGCTGGATGAACCCTCCCTAGGACTCGCCCCCATCATCGTGGAGAAGGTCGTCGAAATCATAAAAAACATTCGGGAAAGCGGAACGACGGTTCTTCTGGTGGAGCAGAACGCCTTCATGGCCCTGTCCCTGGCTGATTACGCCTACGTGCTGGAAACGGGGCAGGTTCGCCTGTCCGGCCCGGCGGCTCAGCTCAGGGAAAATGACGAGGTCCGGAAATCCTATCTCGGTATATAG